In one window of Oryza sativa Japonica Group chromosome 9, ASM3414082v1 DNA:
- the LOC136351817 gene encoding uncharacterized protein: protein MEITAKRTKTPRVPRAGGQGRRREMAAASTRRPLRRRATTVDDLDDALLTRVLVRLASPHWFIRAAATCKRWRRIIGAGGGSPCRAVEFHRRGRNPIVGHYYYPGRGSGGAVFVPSASPSLQPRVDGRHFSLGFLPDSDSWRLVDSSGSLLLLAKRKSGWMRHCFPDLVVCEPLTRRYRLIPRLEEMKHHRCIGAFLRRDHYHHVCSRMPVPTLKVFVAL from the coding sequence ATGGAAATTACAGCAAAGCGCACCAAAACCCCCCGGGTACCACGCGCGGGAGGTCAGGGGCGGCGTcgcgagatggcggcggcgtccacgaggaggccgctgcgccgccgtgcGACGACCGTGGACGACCTCGACGACGCTCTCCTCACGCGCGTCCTCgtccgcctcgcgtcgccgcacTGGTTCATCCGCGCGGCCGCCACCTGCAAGCGGTGGCGCCGCAtcatcggcgccggcggcggctccccctGCCGTGCGGTCGAGttccaccgccgcggccgcaaCCCCATCGTCGGCCACTACTACTACCCCggacgcggcagcggcggcgcagtcTTCGTTCCGtcggcctctccctccctccagcCCCGCGTCGACGGCCGCCACTTCTCCCTCGGCTTCCTCCCGGACAGCGATTCATGGCGGCTCGTCGACAGCAgcggcagcctcctcctcctcgccaagaGGAAGTCCGGCTGGATGCGCCATTGCTTCCCGGACCTCGTCGTCTGCGAGCCCCTGACGCGGCGGTACCGGCTGATCCCTCGCCTGGAGGAGATGAAACACCACCGCTGCATCGGCGCGTTCCTGCGCCGCGACCACTACCACCACGTCTGCAGCCGGATGCCCGTGCCCACTCTCAAGGTGTTCGTCGCCCTCTAA